The segment ATGACCATTTTCTGGCTTCCAACTTTCACCTCTACAGTCCGCAGCCCTTGAAAACATTTGCTGCCGAGGCATACAGCCAAATACAGCGGGACCCTAAACTTCTTCCGGAACGTGTGATGCATTTTCTCCCCTACATGGTGAACCAGAACTGGCTTGTATCTTATGCCCAAATCTCTGGGATTACAAGAGCCTTAACCGGACTCAGTAGACGCACTACATTTGATTCTGGAATGGAAAGAGCAGGGGAGGAATTGGAGTTGAACTATCCTTTTTACCAAAAAGAGTTTGAGCAGTTCTTCCCGGAATTGCAGGCGTATGTGACCCAGCAGATTAGTTTGATCACCTTTTCAGAAAAGTAGCCACTAAATTACCCAGTGACGTTCTTCTGAATTAAAGTATGTAAGAAGGATGAAGTTATTGGCTCATGGAGGTTACCAACTTTCTTCTTCATAGGTTTTAGCTTAATACTTGAACCATGAATCTAATGTGAATGGATTAGGCCTGCTCTAGAATAGTGATGTTCGTTAGAGTAAACTCTGTTGGCCTTCTGAATACAAGTGGTTTGGATACATTTTTTAAAATAGTGCTCCAAAATAGCAAAGGCCGTCTTTCACAAGACGGCCTTTGCTTGTTATAACTGGGCATGATGGAGTGAATTCCCAATGTCCCGTATCTTAACTCTCTTAGTGGTGGTGTCCGCCGGCACCGTGTACGTGGCCGTGGGAGATTTCTTCCTGGGTGGCTTCGCGTACGTCAATCACTTTGCCTTCAAAGTGCATGTCCATACCGGCAAGCGGGTGGTTGAAGTCCATTAGTACGTGGTCTTCCTCTACGCTCACAATTCGGCCTTGCATGTGGTTGCCTTCATTGTCTGACATAGGTATGTAGTTACCCACCTGTACCATTTCCTCGTCAATTTTACCTTCTACCTCAAAAACGGTTTTAGGTACCGGTACAATGGCAGATTCGTCCAGGTCGCCATAGCCTTCATCAGAAGCCACAGTGAACTTGAATGACTCACCGGCCGATTTGCCTTCCAGTTCCTGCTCAAACTTCTCAGGCAAACCGCTCACACCAAACAAAAAGACCATTGGGTTTTCCTCGTCTGCGGTCTCAACCAGCGTGTTTTCGCCTTCTTCGTCGGTAACGCGTAGCTCGTAGGTGAGCGACACCACTTTGTTCTCTTCGATTTTCATTTGGTGATATCTTTATGAGGTTGATAATGTAAAGGTATAGATTCATTGGGAAGTACCATGCCTTCTCTGAAGATACCGTAGAAGTACCTGCCCGTGTAGGTCCAGGAGCGGTAAAAGAAAGAGGCATTATAGACAAAGCAACAGCTGGTCTATAATGCCTCTAACGAAGCTCAGGGGGCAAAGGATTTATTCAGCCTCTGGCGAGAGTAGCTCCCAGGCACTTCTATAAGATCCAATGCTCTCAGCATAAGCCAGAAATTGGCTGTAAAAGGTGTGCTGGCCCAGGGTGGCGCTGTCGCCCACAATCACCATCTTTTTCTTCGCACGGGTCATGGCTACGTTCATTCTTCTCACGTCAGACAGGAAACCAATTTCTCCCTCAGGGTTGCTTCGCACCATACTGATGTACATGATGTCGCGTTCCTGCCCCTGGAAAGAATCTACCGTACCCACTGAAAGCTGACGCTTTGCATGTAGGGCCGCTAACTTAGGCTCATGCTCTATTTGGTCATTAAGATAGTTAATCTGGGCCCGGTACGGGGCAATGATTCCAATTCGGAGAGGTCTTTCCTGATCACCTTCTGATTCTTCCGGTTCATACGGCGTGAGCAGGTTAACCAAATGCTTGATAAGCACATCGGCTTCCTCAGGGTTGGCGGTACTGCTGCCTTCGCCCATGGTCTGGTCATTGAAACCGCAGCCGGCCGTGTCAATGAACTCTACCACCAAACCTGGTTCAAACGCCGGAAAAGCATCAGACAAAGTAGCCGTACGCACACTTTCATCGGCCTGCAGTTCACCCCTGTAGAACTGCCCGTTAGAGAAGCCCATGATGTGCTCGTGCATGCGGTATTGGGTGGTGAGCATTACCGCACTCTCAGGTTGGCGCTCAATGCATTTTTCAAATAAGGTGCGGGACAGACCTCCGCGCTCCGCGGCAATGGATTTCACTGTTGGCGGCAGTTGGCAATGGTCACCGGCCAGCACCACCCGGTTGGCCCGGGTGATTGGAATCCAGCAGGCAGGTTCCAGGGCTTGGGCGGCTTCGTCGATGAACACCGTATCATACAACATGTGCCGGATAGCCCGGTTAGCAGAGCCTACCAGCGTACAGGTAATCACCTGAACATGATCCAGCAGATCTTCAGTGATATAATCCTCAATATCGTCAGCTTGGGAGAGAATGCGCTTGCTTTCTTCTTTCATGAATTGTCGCTGCTGGCGTTCTTCATGACCAAAGTTTCGCTTGTACTGGCCTGCCATGGCTTTGTATTCCTGGGCCGTTTTC is part of the Rufibacter tibetensis genome and harbors:
- a CDS encoding acyl carrier protein phosphodiesterase; translation: MNYLAHLFLSGDDEDLRLGNFIADSVRGAQILVFPARVQQGIKLHRLIDAYTDTHPIVHQTKERLRPKFRKYAGVVADVYYDHFLASNFHLYSPQPLKTFAAEAYSQIQRDPKLLPERVMHFLPYMVNQNWLVSYAQISGITRALTGLSRRTTFDSGMERAGEELELNYPFYQKEFEQFFPELQAYVTQQISLITFSEK
- a CDS encoding FKBP-type peptidyl-prolyl cis-trans isomerase codes for the protein MKIEENKVVSLTYELRVTDEEGENTLVETADEENPMVFLFGVSGLPEKFEQELEGKSAGESFKFTVASDEGYGDLDESAIVPVPKTVFEVEGKIDEEMVQVGNYIPMSDNEGNHMQGRIVSVEEDHVLMDFNHPLAGMDMHFEGKVIDVREATQEEISHGHVHGAGGHHH
- a CDS encoding AAA domain-containing protein yields the protein MDKILNELLDVRALLKLEQDEDRKQYQLKNAQTSITERKRLGICWYPVNVIKQEVGFGNKVVVELERTSGRDQLHMFQAGSSAALFTNGEGGTLNGVVLEVKRNKLRLATSKEDLPDWIEGGSRLGVELTFDEVSYREMEFALMKVMEAEKSRLAQLRNIILGAEPAIFRREKEFSPIASLNDSQNAAVKNIVQAKDVAIIHGPPGTGKTTTLVQAILQTLKLGEKKLLVTAPSNTAVDLLTEKLAEQGVNVIRIGNPSRVSEVLLEHTLDSQIMHHRDYKQLKKLRKTAQEYKAMAGQYKRNFGHEERQQRQFMKEESKRILSQADDIEDYITEDLLDHVQVITCTLVGSANRAIRHMLYDTVFIDEAAQALEPACWIPITRANRVVLAGDHCQLPPTVKSIAAERGGLSRTLFEKCIERQPESAVMLTTQYRMHEHIMGFSNGQFYRGELQADESVRTATLSDAFPAFEPGLVVEFIDTAGCGFNDQTMGEGSSTANPEEADVLIKHLVNLLTPYEPEESEGDQERPLRIGIIAPYRAQINYLNDQIEHEPKLAALHAKRQLSVGTVDSFQGQERDIMYISMVRSNPEGEIGFLSDVRRMNVAMTRAKKKMVIVGDSATLGQHTFYSQFLAYAESIGSYRSAWELLSPEAE